A segment of the Asinibacterium sp. OR53 genome:
ATGATCAAGGAATACAAAGCGGCTAAAAAGGCCAATGCCGAGCCCAGTACCAATACGGTATTACTGGCTATCCTGGCTATATTATTGCCTCCATTGGCTGTTTACCTGAAAGAAGGCGTTATCAACGGTAAATTCTGGCTGAGCCTGGTGCTTACGTTGTTGTTCTGGATACCCGGTGTGATCTATGCATTGATCGTGGTATTGAGCTGATATTATTTATACTCTCCAAAGACCTTACGCAGGGTGTCTGCAATTTCACCCAGTGTACAATCTTGTTCCACGGCTTCAATTACCCATGGCAGCAGGTTTTCGTTGCCATGGGCAGCCGTTTGGATCTTGGCCAGGCAGGCCTGCACTTTTTCGTTATCCCGCTTTGCTTTTAAACGGTTTAGTTTTTCTGTCTGAACAGTGCGGATGGTATCGTCGATCTTGAAACCGGGAACGGGTTCTTCTTTGTCAACCGTGAACTTGTTCACGCCTACAATGATCTTTTCACCGCTTTCAATGTGACGCTGGTATTCATAAGCGCTCCGGGCAATCTCATCCTGCATGAAACCCTGTTCAATGGCATGCACACTTCCGCCAAGCGCGTCGATCTTGTGCACCAATTCCCAGGCTTTGGCTTCCACTTCTGCTGTAAGTGATTCCATAAAATAACTGCCGGCCAGCGGATCCACCGTATCAGGAGCGCCGCTTTCATAGGCAACGATCTGCTGCGTGCGCAATGCAATGCGAGCCGCTTCTTCGGTAGGGAGACTCAGGGCTTCATCGTACCCGTTTGTATGCAGACTTTGTGTACCACCCAATACTGCAGCCAGGGTTTGTATGGTTACCCGGCTGATGTTGTTGAGAGGCTGCTGGGCTGTTAAGGTAGCGCCGCCGGTTTGGGTATGGAAGCGGAGCATCAGGGCTTTCTCATCGGTAGCGCCGAGTTCTTTCATCATTTTCGCCCACATCCTGCGGGCAGCCCTGAATTTGGCCACTTCTTCGAACAAGTGGTTATGGGCATTGAAGAAGAAAGACAATCGCTTTCCAAAAACATTGATATCCAGTCCTTTTTCAAGGGCTGCCTGAACATAAGCTTTGCCATTGCTGAGGGTAAAAGCGATCTCCTGCACAGCAGTACTGCCGGCTTCCCTGATATGATAACCCGATATCGAAATGGTATTCCAGCGGGGTAATTCCCGGCTGCACCATTCAAAAATATCGGTGATGATGCGCATGGATGGTTGGGGCGGATAGATATAAGTGCCCCTGGCTGCATACTCTTTCAGGATATCGTTCTGGATGGTGCCGGTGATCTTTTTCAGATCGGCTCCCTGTTTTTTAGCGAGTGCAACATAAAATGCCAGCAATATAAAACCCGTGGCATTGATGGTCATGGAAGTACTCACATCTTCCAGCCGGATACCTTTGAATAAAGTTTCCATGTCTTCCAGGCTGTCGATGGCAACGCCCACTTTTCCTACTTCACCTTCGGCAAGCGGATGGTCGCTGTCGTAACCGATCTGCGTAGGCAGGTCGAAAGCAACGCTCAATCCCATCACGCCTTGCGACAACAGGTAATGGTATCTTTTATTGCTTTCTTCTGCGGTGGAAAAACCTGCGTACTGTCGCATCGTCCACAGCTTACCCCGGTACATATCGGCCTGCACGCCGCGGGTATAAGGGTACTCACCAGGATGTTCATTCGCTTCTCCCTGCGGCACATCAGAAGGGTAATAGACTTTCTCTATGGCTATACCGCTATCGGTAGTTAATTTTTTTTCACTCATAACAACTTTTTGGCTTCGTAACTCAGCGCTTCGCTTACGATCTCGTGAAAATCTGCTTTAGGGTCCTGCATCAGGTATTGCAACAATGACCGGTTCAGTTCCTGTCCCGTTGCGTTCGCAGGAAGTGCATTGGCCACCTGGTTAATGAGCAGCAGGTTTTTTTCTTTTAATTGCTTCACCGCATTCCATGCTTCCCGGCTCACGTAAATCTGTTGTGTTACATTATAATCAAATTCATCACGAATGGTTTTGATCAGAATCAGTTGCATTTCCTGCGCGGTAAGTCCGCCGGTATTGGTGCGGCTCACCAGGT
Coding sequences within it:
- a CDS encoding methylmalonyl-CoA mutase, producing the protein MSEKKLTTDSGIAIEKVYYPSDVPQGEANEHPGEYPYTRGVQADMYRGKLWTMRQYAGFSTAEESNKRYHYLLSQGVMGLSVAFDLPTQIGYDSDHPLAEGEVGKVGVAIDSLEDMETLFKGIRLEDVSTSMTINATGFILLAFYVALAKKQGADLKKITGTIQNDILKEYAARGTYIYPPQPSMRIITDIFEWCSRELPRWNTISISGYHIREAGSTAVQEIAFTLSNGKAYVQAALEKGLDINVFGKRLSFFFNAHNHLFEEVAKFRAARRMWAKMMKELGATDEKALMLRFHTQTGGATLTAQQPLNNISRVTIQTLAAVLGGTQSLHTNGYDEALSLPTEEAARIALRTQQIVAYESGAPDTVDPLAGSYFMESLTAEVEAKAWELVHKIDALGGSVHAIEQGFMQDEIARSAYEYQRHIESGEKIIVGVNKFTVDKEEPVPGFKIDDTIRTVQTEKLNRLKAKRDNEKVQACLAKIQTAAHGNENLLPWVIEAVEQDCTLGEIADTLRKVFGEYK